The Meiothermus sp. CFH 77666 genome segment CTGCCATCAATCAGCACCACCAGGGGTTTTTGGGTTTGGGGGCGACCCCAGAAGGGCGTGGTGGGAAAAGGAATGGCTCCAATCCCCCGACTGACGATACGCCAGGGTACGCCCCGCATAAAAACCCCTGCTACCTCGGCCATGCGCAGCACCAGCCCGCCGGGGTTGCCGCGCAGATCGAGTACATAGCCCCTGGCCCTGGCATCGTAGCGGCGGATGGCCTCCTGCAAGGCGTTCAGCCCCGCCACATCCACCAGGTTGCTGAGCCGAAAGATGACCACCCCATCGGTGAAGCGCACCTGTGGAGCCTCGAAGGTTGGCCTCGAGGTCTGGGTTGCAGATAGCGACATGTTCCCAGACTTGGCTAGGTTGGCTTTTGGCGGATCGGGGCTCAGGCTCGACGAGGACGGGGGGGCGGGTGGTTGAAGATCCTGATCCTTGAAAGGTAAAGGCATACACTGCCCACCGCGCAGATAGCGCCGGGCCTCTGAGGGGCTCAGCACCCTCGAGTGGTCGTCTCTCAGTTCGCTGTACATCTCGTCTAGCAAGCGATAGAGCCCCTCCCAGTCGCGTACTTCGCCCAGCCTGAGCCGGTAGGTATTGCCCACCGCTTCCCAGTTCACCCCGCCAAAACCCGTGTCGTAGTAGCGCTCCTTGACCAGCCGCCAGGCTTGCTCGAGGCGCAGCGCAAAAACCGGGTTGGCCTGGGCCAGCGCCAGATTGCTCAAAACTAAAAACCCCACCACCCACCAGCGCATAGCTGCATGATACGCGAAGGGCCTCAGGCAGAGTGTCGGGCAGGGCTCAGGGTTTTGATCGTTCCTTAGGCGTGGGTTTGTCTGGTGGGTTGTCAGCAAGGCAACCGGTATGTCTCCAATGAACCCAGCCTCTTCGATTGATTGTGATTAGACTTCGTCAGTCGATAGTCGATAGTCCATAGTCGATAGACTAAAGACTAAAGACTAAAGACGATTCCCATCGACCTTCCTCCCCTTTGACCTGAGACATGCGACCCGAGACCTGAAACTTTTAGTGCAGCTAGGACTCCTTCTCTTCCTCGTCGTGGCCTGCTTCCAGTTTGGCAAACTCTTCCAAGCGGGCTTTGATAAGGTCTTGTAAGCTTCGGAAGCCTTCCATGCGGGCGCCGGTGAGGAGCTCGAGGGCTTGCTCCACCGTCTCGACGGCGTAGATGTGAAACTGATTGGCCCGCACGGCCTCCAGCACCTCGGCCCGGAGGGTCAGGTTGGGGATGTTGGCCCTGGGCAGAATCACCCCCTGGCTGCCGCTCAGGCCCAGCGCCTTACAGACCTGGAAGAAGCCCTCCACCTTGGCGTTGATGGCCCCCACCGCCAGTACCTTGCCGGTCTGATCCACGGCGCCGGTCACGGCCAGGTCTTGCCGCAGGGGAAAGTTGCCGAGGGCCGACAGCACTGCGACCAGCTCGGCCAGCCCTGCGGAGTCGCCGTCAATGGAAACGTAGCTTTGCTCGAAGGCCAGACTGATGGTGGCGGGGAGGGGGCCGCTCTCGATGTACCGGCTGCGAAGGTAGCCGGCCAGGGTCAGCACCGCTTTGTGGAAAATTTGCCCACCCAGACCGGCCTCGCGGTCAATGGAGATCACATGATCGCGGCCAGGAGCGGCCCGCGCGGTGAGCCGGGCCGGACGCCCCCAGTAGGGCGCGGCCTCCACCACCACCAGGCTGTTGACCTCGCCCACCACCCGTCCGGTGGTGCGGAGGCTCCAGACCCCTTCCTTTACCGCCCGTAAAAACTCCTCCTCGGAAAGAAAGCTGCGCTGCTCGCGGGCCAAAACGGCCTGCTCCACAGCCTCTGCACTGAGAATCCCCCCACCCAAAACGGCGGCTTCTTCGGCCAGGGCCCGGATTTCGATCAGGCGGGCATCCATGCGGTCGCGTTGCTCGGCGCTGCGCCGGGCTTCGTCGTAAAGCCGGATCAGGCCGCCCTGGGTAAGCTGAAACCCCTGGGCCTGCAGCCAGCCCCCCAGGGCCATCATGTTTTCCGGGGTGGCGGGCAGGGTGGGGGCGAACTCCACCCGGATGCGAAATAGCTCGCTGAAGGCCGGGTCTTCCTCCAGCGACTCAAAAGCTTCCTGGGTGCCGACCAGCATGACCTGCATCTGGATGGGAAAAGGCTCGACCTCGAGGCTGGCCGGGGCTTGCGGCTCCGTGACCGGCTCGACCTGCCCATTGCGCAAGGCCCGCTTGAAGGCTTCCCAGGTGCCCTCGCGCTTGAGGCTCAGGGCATCCAGAATCAGATACCCTCCCTGGGCGCGGTGAACCGCGCCGGGGCGAATCAGGCTGACGTTGGTGCTCCAGACCCCTTTGTCCACGGTGTAGTCCAGCCGCCCAAACAGCCGAGGGGCGGTGGCATAGGGCTCAAACACGATGGGGGGCGGGCTGCCGCTGCTGGACGAGGTGAGCAGATTGGGCCGCCACTGGGCGGGGTCGAGGGGTTCGCCGGTCTCGGCATAGCGGGCCAGGCGACCGCGCAGGGCCTCGAGGTAGCCTCGAGCCTGGGGAAAGCGCTGAAACAACGGCTCGAAGCGGTTGTTCAGGTAGTGCAGCGCCCAGTCGCGGCGCAGCCGCCGGAGCGAGACCTCGAGTTCGGCGGCAGCGGCCAGGCTGCCCAGCGTGACCTCCTCGAGTCTTGCGCTGAGTTCGGCGGGCACCGGGCCGGGGCCGGTAAACTCCAGCCTTTCCCCATTCAGCGACAATGCAAACCCGGCTGCCTGGGCTTCTTGCTGCAGCGAGGCCAGTTGCTTTTCGCGGGCCTCCTTGAAACGGGCCTCGAGCTGGGTTTTTTCCCGCAGGAAAGAGCCCTGGCGGAACAGCTCGTCCAGCCGACTGACCTCCAGCAGCAGGTTCTCCACCGCGTCGGCCAGATGGGTTTCCTGCCCACTGGGCAGGGTCAGCACCGCCACCTTGCGCTCCGACAGGGGCACATACAGCAGATCCGGGGGGGTTTCGACGGTCTGGGTGCTCAAATAGGCCAGCAGCGTCTCGTGCTTGCCCAGGCTGGAAGGCCCCACCAGGTAGGCATGGAACCCCCCCCGAAGGGCCAGTTCCAGCGCCGCCCTGGCCCGTTCCTGTCCAAAAAAAGGGGGGGCTGGCGGGAACGAGACAATATCGCCCGAATCATCGGTAAATGTGCGCCACTCGAGCGCCTCGTAGGAAAGCCTCATGCTGGACAAGTATACCCACAGCCAGAATAGAGAATCTGGAAGCCCATCTTCTTGTCTCAGATCTCTTTCATCCTGCGGCTATAGACAATCGGCCATAGACCATAGACCATAATCTTTCGACCCACTGACCCGGCTTTCAGCCAAACCCCAAGCCTGTTATGCTGTTTCCAAAGGAGGCAACTTCGTCATGTCTATGCGAGTTCTGGGGATGATTCTCGCGGGGGGGCAGGGTTCCAGGTTGTTCCCCCTCACGGCCAAACGCGCGAAACCTTCGGTGCCCTTTGGGGCGCGTTACCGCATCATCGACTTTGTACTCAACAATTTCCTGAACTCAGGAATCTACGGCATTTACGTGCTCACCCAGTTCAAAGCCCAGTCCCTGACCGAGCATGTGCAGCGGCACTGGCGCTTTGGGGGCTTTCTGGAAGATGCTTTTATTTTGCTGGTACCCGCCCAGATGTACCGCTACGAGGAGCTGGGGCCGGTCTGGTACCGCGGTACTGCCGATGCCATCTACCAGAACCTGCACCTGATCAACAACCACAAGCCCGAGAACGTAGCGATTTTTGGGGGCGACCACATCTTCAAGATGAACATCGCCCACATGCTGGACTACCACAACGACCACCGCGCCGACCTGACCATCGCCGCCTACCCGGTGCCCATCGAGCAGGCCAGCCGCTTTGGGGTGCTCCAGGTAGACGACCAGTGGCGCATGATTGGCTTTCAGGAAAAGCCCAAGAACCCCACCCCCATCCCCGGCAAGCCCGATCTGGCCCTGGTTTCGATGGGTAACTACATCTTCCGCACCGAGCCTTTGGTGGAGAAGCTCGAGCACGACGCTAAAGACCCTAACTCCTCGCACGACTTCGGCAAGGATGTGATTCCCCGCGCCCTGAGCGAGGGCTACCGCATCCAGGTCTACGATTTCAAGCGCAATCCCATCCCCGGTCAGCAGGTTCCCAACACCTACTGGCGTGATGTGGGAACCATCGATGCCTATTTTGAAGCCAGCATGGACCTGATTCAGGTGACCCCGGAGTTTGACCTGTTCAACCCCGACTGGCCCCTGCGCGCCGCCAACTTCAACTCGCCCCCTGCCAAGTTTGTGCACGAGGCCGGCGCCCGCACCGGACAGGCCTTCAACAGCCTGATTGCAGGGGGTTGCATCATCTCGGGCGGCACCATCCGCGAGTCGGTGATCTTCCGCCGCTGTCGCATCAACTCCTACGCCCTGGTCGAGCGCAGCATCCTGTTTGACGAGGTGGAGGTAGGGCGCTACGCCAAACTGCGTAATACCATCGTGGACAAAAATGTGAGCATCCCGCCCCACACCGAGATTGGCTACGACCTCGAGGCTGACCGGGCCCGCGGCTTTACCGTCACCCCGGAAGGTATTGTGGTGGTGCCCAAGAGCTACCGATTCTAGCCCATTGCTGATAGCCTATAGCCGATAGCCTTGAGAGGTTTGGCTATAGACTATTGCCTATCGGCCATCGGCATTTATGGATAAGCATCCCGGTAAGATTTTTTATCGCCTGACGCGCATTTTCCCCGGAGATCAGCTACCGGGTGGGCGGGCGCCTGCGGCCAAGGTTTATGCCAATCCGCTGGAGTCGGTGGAGCTTTCGGAGCCGGTGCGCGACGGGGGCCCGGCGGTCTGGCGGGTGCTTTCCAGGGTGGCGCCCACCACACCTAAGGTGGGTTCTTCCATCACCCTGGCCGAGCTTTCGCAGGTGCTGGCCCCGCTGGCGGTGCGCCGCGGAGGGCGGGGCTATCCCTCGGCCGGGAGTGCCTATCCCCTCGAGGTCTACCTGGCCGTGCAGCATCTGCAAGACACCTTCCAAGGCATCTACCATTACGCGGCCAAGCAGCACCAACTGGAGCAGCTCTCGGGCCGCTTTGACCCCAAAAGCTGGAAATCGGCCCTGATGGATCTGGAAGCGGTGGAAGCCTCGGCAGCGCTGGTGGTTTTCAATGCCGTACCGGAGCGTTCCGAAGCGGTATTTGGGTTGCGCGGGTTTCGCTACGCCCTGCTGGAAGTGGGCTATGCGGTGGGCGAGGTGATGGTGGCCGCTACCGCCCTGGGCTTGCAGGCCTACCCCGCCGAGACCTTCTACGACGAAGAAGTACGCAAACTGCTCTCGCTGCCCGATGCCGAGTATCCGGTGGTGGTGTTGTTGCTGGGACGGTAGGTTTTCAAGTTTGACCCCAACGTTAGGCGTGTAGCTAACGTTCAGGGATGCACAAGATGGCAGTGGGTTTTGCGCTACTACCCCCTACCCCCTAACCCCTGTATGGCATGAAATGTGTTCGAGCAAAGATGGTACGAGCGTGAGTGGCTGACCGCCTGTAGCTACCAGCCACCAGCCACGCGCCACAAGCCATCCAGCATCGCCGTGAACGTGGCTTGACCCTGGATTTTTACCAGCCAGTATGCTTTACGGTAATGGAGTCTCCTGAAGCGGTTTTTGTGTACGGCACCCTGAAACAAGGGGAGCGCAACTTTGAGGTCTCGAGGCAGGCGGGCTGGCTGCGCTCGGAGCCGGCCTACCTCGAGGGTTTTCGGCTTTATCACATCCCCCAAAGCGACATTCGGCCCTATGCCTACCCCGGTGTGCTCAAAGGGGAGGGGCGGGTGTGGGGCGAGGTGCAGTGGTTTGCCGACCTCGAGCAAGCCCTGGGGCTGCTGGACCAGCTCGAGGATGAGGGCAGCGAGTACCAGCGAAGCCCCACCACTGCGTATCTTTCCGAGCGGGGCGGAGCGCCATGCAAGGTCTGGGTGTATGTTTATTCCAGCCTGCAAGCGATGCGAGGCGTGGGGGGCCTCTGGCTGCCGGAGGGGGTTTGGGGTGAACAAATGCGGTCAAAGGGGTAAACTGCCCATATTCGTATGAAGGTTGCCTTTGTCGCCTCCGAAGCCTTCCCCTTCGCCAAGGTGGGGGGCCTGGCCGATGTGATCGGCAGTCTGCCCCAGGCCCTACGGAAGCTGGGCCTAAAGCCCACCATCTTTCTGCCGTGGTACTGGGGTATCCAGGGCTACTATGTGGGCGAGGCCTGGTTCAACTTCGAGGGGCACCGCGAGAAAATCGGCATTGGTCACGCCGAGCACCAGGGGGTGCGCTACGTGCTGGTGGGGCTGGGGGATTTCGCCCGAGACAAACCCTACGGCTACGACGACGACTTCCGCCGCTTTGTGCGCTTTGCCATGGCCACGGCAGAACTCCTGGGCGATTTTGACATAGTGCACGCCCACGACTGGCAGGCGGCCCTGCTACCGCTGCTGCGGAACCTGGGCTGGTTCAGGGCCCGCACGGTGTACACCATCCACAACCTGGCCTATCAGGGGGTCTGGGGCTCCCAGGATTTTTATGCCTGGACGCGCCTGCCGGGTGAGACCTACTATGGCGCAGGCCTCGAGCACAACGGCGCAATCAACCTGATGAAAGCCGGTATTGTGAACGCCGACGCCGTCACGACGGTCTCGCCCCGCTATGCCTGGGAGATCACCACCCCCGAAGGCGGCGAGGGCCTGGATGGGGTTCTGCGCAGCCAGCAGGGGAAGCTCCGGGGCATCCTGAACGGCCTCGACACCGACTACTGGAACCCCGCCACCGACCGGTACCTGAAACACCACTACGACGCGACCGACCTCTCGGGCAAGGCCCGCAACCGGGCCGAATTGCTCTCAGAGTTTGCCCTGGAAGACCGCCCCACCCTGGGGGTGGTCTCGCGTTTTGCCCACCAGAAAGGCATAGACCTGATTGGTGACGCGGTGGATGGTCTGATGGGGATGGGGGTCAACCTGGTGGTGCTGGGCAGTGGGGAGCCGGGCCTCGAGCGCACTTTTGCCTGGATGGCCTCCCATCTGCCGGGCCGCCTGGCCTATGTGCAGGGTTACAACGAAGCCCTGGCCCACCGCATCTACGCCGGTTCGGATGGCTTTCTGATGCCCTCGAGGTTCGAGCCGTGCGGACTGGCCCAACTGATCGCCATGCGCTACGGCACGCTCCCCATCGTGCGGGCAGTGGGGGGCTTGCTCGATACCGTGAAGCACTGGGAAACCGGCTTCATGTTCGATTCGATGGACGCCGGGGGTGTTTTGCACGGGGTCAGCGAATTCCTCAAACACCCCGACCGCTTATCGGTGGCCCGAAATGCCATGCAGGCCGATTTTTCCTGGGATAAGCCGGCCCGCGAGTACGTGTCCCTTTATCAGCAATTGTTGGGTTAGGGAAAGCTATTGTTGGCGCGTTTTCTCGGACAGGCCCCCAAACGGCCATTCAGCTCAGCCCGGATTAGCTGGAGAGTTATTTTTGAATGGCGTTGATATACCCCTCATCCGCCGACACCCCAGATGCAGCAAGTGACGTCTCAGACAGTATTCTCCATAACTGCTGGCGGGGTGTTGCCACCTTCTCCCGCAAGGGGAGAAGGAAAGGGGTTCAGGTCAATTTTGTATCAAGGCCCAGGCCCCTCGGCTGGGCGGTAGCGGGAGGGGTAGTTGATGATTTTGTCCCACTCGTCTGCTGTCGAGCGGGCCACAAAGACCACCAGCTCTTCCTCGCCAATGTTGAAAACCTCGTGGGGTACGCCGGGTTTGATGTAGATGAAGTCGCCCGCCTGGTTGATGACTTCGTGCTCGAGGTTCTCGCCAAAGGTGTGCTTGACCCGGCCCTGCAAGACAAACAACATCACCTCGAAGCCATCGTGAATGTGGGCATAAGCAATTGCACCCGGAGGCACGGTGGCCACATTAATAGAAAGCCCTGTAGACCCCACATTTTTGGCCGACATGCCCTGCAGGT includes the following:
- a CDS encoding S41 family peptidase translates to MRWWVVGFLVLSNLALAQANPVFALRLEQAWRLVKERYYDTGFGGVNWEAVGNTYRLRLGEVRDWEGLYRLLDEMYSELRDDHSRVLSPSEARRYLRGGQCMPLPFKDQDLQPPAPPSSSSLSPDPPKANLAKSGNMSLSATQTSRPTFEAPQVRFTDGVVIFRLSNLVDVAGLNALQEAIRRYDARARGYVLDLRGNPGGLVLRMAEVAGVFMRGVPWRIVSRGIGAIPFPTTPFWGRPQTQKPLVVLIDGSVHSAAEGLAGALKNAGRAYLIGTRSAGNTEALTPYCFPDGGVALVANGVLAPLSGPTWEGRGVEPDLVEENPQEQLEAALRYILRQR
- a CDS encoding AAA family ATPase, yielding MRLSYEALEWRTFTDDSGDIVSFPPAPPFFGQERARAALELALRGGFHAYLVGPSSLGKHETLLAYLSTQTVETPPDLLYVPLSERKVAVLTLPSGQETHLADAVENLLLEVSRLDELFRQGSFLREKTQLEARFKEAREKQLASLQQEAQAAGFALSLNGERLEFTGPGPVPAELSARLEEVTLGSLAAAAELEVSLRRLRRDWALHYLNNRFEPLFQRFPQARGYLEALRGRLARYAETGEPLDPAQWRPNLLTSSSSGSPPPIVFEPYATAPRLFGRLDYTVDKGVWSTNVSLIRPGAVHRAQGGYLILDALSLKREGTWEAFKRALRNGQVEPVTEPQAPASLEVEPFPIQMQVMLVGTQEAFESLEEDPAFSELFRIRVEFAPTLPATPENMMALGGWLQAQGFQLTQGGLIRLYDEARRSAEQRDRMDARLIEIRALAEEAAVLGGGILSAEAVEQAVLAREQRSFLSEEEFLRAVKEGVWSLRTTGRVVGEVNSLVVVEAAPYWGRPARLTARAAPGRDHVISIDREAGLGGQIFHKAVLTLAGYLRSRYIESGPLPATISLAFEQSYVSIDGDSAGLAELVAVLSALGNFPLRQDLAVTGAVDQTGKVLAVGAINAKVEGFFQVCKALGLSGSQGVILPRANIPNLTLRAEVLEAVRANQFHIYAVETVEQALELLTGARMEGFRSLQDLIKARLEEFAKLEAGHDEEEKES
- the glgC gene encoding glucose-1-phosphate adenylyltransferase; translated protein: MSMRVLGMILAGGQGSRLFPLTAKRAKPSVPFGARYRIIDFVLNNFLNSGIYGIYVLTQFKAQSLTEHVQRHWRFGGFLEDAFILLVPAQMYRYEELGPVWYRGTADAIYQNLHLINNHKPENVAIFGGDHIFKMNIAHMLDYHNDHRADLTIAAYPVPIEQASRFGVLQVDDQWRMIGFQEKPKNPTPIPGKPDLALVSMGNYIFRTEPLVEKLEHDAKDPNSSHDFGKDVIPRALSEGYRIQVYDFKRNPIPGQQVPNTYWRDVGTIDAYFEASMDLIQVTPEFDLFNPDWPLRAANFNSPPAKFVHEAGARTGQAFNSLIAGGCIISGGTIRESVIFRRCRINSYALVERSILFDEVEVGRYAKLRNTIVDKNVSIPPHTEIGYDLEADRARGFTVTPEGIVVVPKSYRF
- a CDS encoding SagB/ThcOx family dehydrogenase, which translates into the protein MDKHPGKIFYRLTRIFPGDQLPGGRAPAAKVYANPLESVELSEPVRDGGPAVWRVLSRVAPTTPKVGSSITLAELSQVLAPLAVRRGGRGYPSAGSAYPLEVYLAVQHLQDTFQGIYHYAAKQHQLEQLSGRFDPKSWKSALMDLEAVEASAALVVFNAVPERSEAVFGLRGFRYALLEVGYAVGEVMVAATALGLQAYPAETFYDEEVRKLLSLPDAEYPVVVLLLGR
- a CDS encoding gamma-glutamylcyclotransferase family protein, which produces MESPEAVFVYGTLKQGERNFEVSRQAGWLRSEPAYLEGFRLYHIPQSDIRPYAYPGVLKGEGRVWGEVQWFADLEQALGLLDQLEDEGSEYQRSPTTAYLSERGGAPCKVWVYVYSSLQAMRGVGGLWLPEGVWGEQMRSKG
- a CDS encoding glycogen synthase, producing MKVAFVASEAFPFAKVGGLADVIGSLPQALRKLGLKPTIFLPWYWGIQGYYVGEAWFNFEGHREKIGIGHAEHQGVRYVLVGLGDFARDKPYGYDDDFRRFVRFAMATAELLGDFDIVHAHDWQAALLPLLRNLGWFRARTVYTIHNLAYQGVWGSQDFYAWTRLPGETYYGAGLEHNGAINLMKAGIVNADAVTTVSPRYAWEITTPEGGEGLDGVLRSQQGKLRGILNGLDTDYWNPATDRYLKHHYDATDLSGKARNRAELLSEFALEDRPTLGVVSRFAHQKGIDLIGDAVDGLMGMGVNLVVLGSGEPGLERTFAWMASHLPGRLAYVQGYNEALAHRIYAGSDGFLMPSRFEPCGLAQLIAMRYGTLPIVRAVGGLLDTVKHWETGFMFDSMDAGGVLHGVSEFLKHPDRLSVARNAMQADFSWDKPAREYVSLYQQLLG
- a CDS encoding cupin domain-containing protein — protein: MSEKTLGTGPIDQGIVEDLGGITVIRGGGNRRQWNGIQYLQGMSAKNVGSTGLSINVATVPPGAIAYAHIHDGFEVMLFVLQGRVKHTFGENLEHEVINQAGDFIYIKPGVPHEVFNIGEEELVVFVARSTADEWDKIINYPSRYRPAEGPGP